Proteins encoded within one genomic window of Sulfurovum zhangzhouensis:
- a CDS encoding malic enzyme-like NAD(P)-binding protein has translation MSEIKKEKALEYHIGGKIGIEIKTPCNTQYELSLAYTPGVAHPCLEIAKDENLAFVYTNRANLVAVISDGTAVLGLGNIGPLAGKPVMEGKSVLFKKFANVDAFDIELDVHSVDEIVATCKAIAPTFGGINLEDIAAPQCFEIEKKLQAALDIPVFHDDQHGTAIITTAGLMNVLELTGKKAEEIKIVVNGAGAAGISCAKMYKALGVRHIVMCDSKGVISTSRDNLNQYKTEFAIDTDAKTLEDAIEGADMFLGLSVAGALTKEMVAKMAPEPIIFALANPTPEILPEEVAKVRDDVIMGTGRSDYPNQINNVLGFPFIFRGALDVRAKKITEKMKMAAANALAKLAKEPIPYYVKAAYKNENLVYGKEHIIPKPFNKEALIWVASAVAKCAVEEGVSRIDNYDHEAYKKQLRCMIYNTEDCEEEK, from the coding sequence ATGTCAGAAATCAAAAAAGAAAAAGCCTTAGAATATCATATCGGTGGGAAAATCGGTATAGAGATTAAAACACCATGTAATACACAGTATGAACTCTCATTAGCTTATACCCCGGGTGTAGCACATCCATGCCTAGAAATAGCCAAAGATGAGAATCTTGCATTTGTATATACCAATCGTGCCAATTTGGTGGCTGTTATCTCTGATGGTACTGCAGTACTCGGACTTGGCAATATCGGTCCCTTAGCCGGGAAACCAGTAATGGAAGGTAAATCGGTACTGTTTAAAAAATTTGCAAACGTAGATGCATTTGATATCGAACTTGATGTACATAGTGTGGATGAGATCGTTGCAACATGTAAAGCGATAGCACCTACTTTTGGCGGGATAAATCTTGAAGATATTGCTGCCCCACAATGTTTTGAGATCGAAAAAAAATTGCAGGCAGCGTTGGATATCCCTGTTTTTCATGATGATCAGCATGGTACTGCAATCATAACTACCGCAGGGCTTATGAATGTACTCGAACTAACAGGTAAAAAGGCGGAAGAGATTAAAATCGTGGTTAATGGTGCCGGCGCAGCAGGAATTTCATGTGCAAAGATGTACAAAGCATTAGGCGTAAGACATATCGTAATGTGTGATAGTAAAGGAGTGATTTCTACAAGCAGGGATAACCTCAATCAATATAAAACAGAGTTTGCCATTGATACAGACGCAAAGACACTAGAAGATGCTATAGAAGGAGCAGATATGTTCTTAGGGCTAAGTGTAGCAGGTGCATTGACCAAAGAGATGGTGGCAAAAATGGCTCCTGAGCCTATCATTTTTGCATTGGCAAACCCGACTCCTGAAATACTCCCGGAAGAAGTTGCAAAAGTGAGAGATGATGTGATTATGGGGACAGGGCGCTCAGACTATCCTAACCAGATAAACAATGTACTGGGTTTCCCGTTCATCTTTAGAGGAGCACTTGATGTGCGTGCCAAGAAGATCACAGAAAAGATGAAGATGGCTGCTGCCAATGCACTGGCAAAGCTGGCCAAAGAGCCGATCCCGTATTATGTCAAAGCAGCATATAAAAATGAAAATCTTGTATATGGTAAAGAACATATCATACCAAAACCGTTTAATAAAGAGGCCTTGATCTGGGTTGCATCAGCTGTTGCCAAATGTGCTGTAGAGGAGGGGGTATCACGTATTGATAATTATGATCATGAAGCGTATAAAAAGCAGTTAAGATGTATGATCTACAATACAGAGGACTGTGAAGAAGAGAAATAA
- a CDS encoding bifunctional 2-C-methyl-D-erythritol 4-phosphate cytidylyltransferase/2-C-methyl-D-erythritol 2,4-cyclodiphosphate synthase yields MSDISLVLLGAGSSSRFDAPVKKQWLFSGEIPLWLHVTEQFEHLGHFAKIIIVSTNEEINIMKNFADYTYVIGGSSRQESLSNALQVVDTPYVLVSDIARCCIDPKVLGRLLESKGECACVVPTLKAVDTLYYEGKPIDRENVRSIQTPQLSYTDTLKRALETSYSFTDESSAIAALGEEILFVEGSAMAHKLTTVEDLGKLPCLTPPSSRTLTGFGIDTHPFEEGKEMKLGGIKIEVDYGFKAHSDGDVAIHALIDALLGAAGMGDIGELYPDTDNNYADIDSQKLLRDTVKRITSYGYTIGNVDMTIVAQAPRIGAYKAKMRKNLASLLNIPPHLVNIKATTSEKLGFIGRKEGVTVHAVANLNYYQWQRLL; encoded by the coding sequence TTGTCTGATATTAGCTTGGTCCTCTTAGGGGCGGGTAGTTCATCTCGTTTTGACGCACCGGTAAAAAAACAGTGGCTCTTCAGCGGAGAGATTCCGTTATGGCTGCATGTTACTGAGCAGTTTGAACACCTAGGCCATTTTGCAAAGATTATTATTGTTTCAACCAATGAAGAGATCAATATTATGAAAAACTTTGCAGACTATACCTATGTTATAGGCGGAAGCTCTCGTCAGGAGTCACTCAGCAATGCTTTGCAGGTTGTTGATACACCTTATGTACTTGTTTCCGACATTGCCAGATGCTGTATCGATCCTAAGGTACTTGGCCGTCTCCTTGAGTCTAAAGGAGAATGTGCCTGTGTCGTACCGACGCTTAAAGCGGTAGATACACTCTATTATGAAGGTAAGCCCATCGATAGAGAGAATGTACGAAGTATTCAGACACCTCAATTAAGTTATACCGATACCTTGAAAAGAGCGCTAGAGACCTCTTACTCCTTTACAGATGAAAGCTCTGCGATCGCTGCATTGGGAGAAGAGATCTTGTTTGTGGAAGGTTCGGCTATGGCCCATAAACTTACAACGGTTGAAGACTTGGGAAAACTCCCCTGTCTTACACCTCCTTCATCACGTACTCTCACTGGATTTGGTATAGATACCCATCCTTTTGAAGAGGGGAAAGAGATGAAGCTTGGTGGTATCAAAATTGAAGTCGATTACGGTTTCAAAGCACACAGTGATGGAGACGTTGCGATCCATGCACTCATTGATGCATTACTTGGTGCAGCAGGAATGGGTGATATAGGAGAACTTTATCCGGATACTGACAACAACTATGCGGATATTGATTCACAAAAGTTATTGCGAGATACGGTCAAACGCATCACCTCATATGGTTATACCATAGGTAATGTCGATATGACCATCGTAGCACAAGCTCCGAGAATCGGGGCTTATAAAGCGAAGATGAGAAAGAACCTTGCATCACTTTTGAATATCCCGCCGCATTTGGTGAATATCAAAGCAACGACTTCTGAAAAACTTGGATTTATCGGACGTAAAGAGGGAGTTACTGTACATGCAGTGGCAAACTTGAACTATTATCAATGGCAACGACTTTTATAA
- a CDS encoding Mrp/NBP35 family ATP-binding protein: MTKENVLEALKNVTYPGFTKDIVTFGFVKDMIIEGNAVALTVDITSSADEVKAQITEEATTELKKLGFENININITAPQAPKQMSNSVTGKNIAPHVKNFLMVSSGKGGVGKSTTSVNIAVAMAMQGKKVGLLDADIYGPNIPRMMGIEDQKPEIQGNKVLPLKAYGVEVMSMGSLMEPGQSLIWRGSMIMKAIEQFLRDILWSDLDVLVIDMPPGTGDAQLTLAQSVPVTAGITVTTPQMVSLDDSRRSLDMFQKLHIPTAGVIENMSGFICPECDAESDIFGMGTSAPVAMEYDTELIARIPIEPAIRIGGDTGRPVTYHQPDSETAKRYQEAATKVLAFIEKVNAEGGANNQAIQPTTPPGVSACSTGAGAASAPAQAHSHKHEHNNGPDGGCCGGGCHS, from the coding sequence ATGACAAAAGAAAATGTATTAGAAGCATTGAAAAATGTAACTTATCCTGGTTTTACTAAGGATATCGTTACATTTGGATTTGTAAAGGATATGATTATCGAAGGTAATGCAGTTGCATTGACTGTAGATATTACTTCTTCGGCAGATGAAGTAAAAGCACAGATTACTGAAGAGGCAACGACTGAGCTAAAGAAGCTTGGCTTTGAGAATATTAACATCAACATAACGGCACCTCAGGCTCCAAAGCAGATGAGTAACTCAGTAACCGGTAAGAATATTGCACCTCATGTAAAGAACTTCCTTATGGTAAGTTCTGGAAAAGGCGGGGTTGGTAAATCAACGACTTCTGTAAACATCGCAGTAGCGATGGCGATGCAGGGTAAAAAAGTAGGTCTTCTTGATGCAGATATCTATGGTCCGAATATTCCTCGTATGATGGGTATCGAAGATCAAAAACCGGAAATTCAAGGGAACAAAGTACTTCCTCTAAAAGCTTACGGTGTAGAAGTAATGTCTATGGGTTCATTGATGGAGCCTGGACAATCATTGATCTGGAGAGGTTCGATGATCATGAAAGCGATCGAGCAGTTCCTGAGAGATATTCTTTGGTCAGACCTAGATGTATTGGTAATCGATATGCCACCGGGAACAGGTGATGCACAGCTTACTTTGGCACAGTCTGTACCTGTGACAGCAGGTATCACGGTAACTACACCGCAAATGGTATCACTTGATGACAGTAGAAGAAGTTTGGATATGTTCCAGAAACTTCATATTCCAACTGCCGGTGTGATCGAAAATATGAGTGGATTTATTTGTCCTGAGTGTGATGCAGAGTCAGATATCTTCGGTATGGGTACTTCAGCACCTGTAGCAATGGAGTATGACACAGAACTTATCGCACGTATTCCTATCGAACCGGCGATCAGAATCGGTGGAGATACAGGTAGACCTGTAACTTACCACCAACCGGATTCTGAAACAGCAAAGCGTTACCAGGAAGCAGCAACTAAAGTACTGGCATTTATCGAGAAGGTAAATGCTGAGGGTGGTGCAAATAACCAGGCGATCCAGCCGACAACACCTCCAGGTGTAAGTGCATGTAGCACAGGTGCAGGTGCAGCTTCAGCACCGGCACAAGCGCATAGTCATAAGCATGAGCATAATAATGGTCCTGATGGCGGATGCTGTGGTGGTGGTTGTCACTCATAA
- a CDS encoding sulfate adenylyltransferase, with protein MGSSKTNNRSLYIDTEALSSLALVQAGLISPVDKLMNAQEAKEVDETQEYKGIPFPFSFVLAPKGKKNDAVLQDTKKGEVLDLINDGKKVGELIVDETFPIDPAARLIKIYGTTDPHHPGVKHTRSRLGEIAVCGEYTVTYPLIEDTLKRIESMITKTGAKRVSSMMIAANPLNRAHERMIRQTISENDLLIIFLRKPFNNEGLRYDIRYNALSTYVENFLPRNRVLILPFENTYIFAGYNELVLDALLAKNYGCHQLVIGKNHGGLGLYYDKNRLSSIFDTCKNIDIEIKTIDEYVYCDMCKTLVSINTCPHGQHHHVHYHSDSIMKLIQSGLVPPPILVRKEVAANILASLFPDRFDNLQELHYSLMPGSGLLEQQSEEQFYLKLTELYQTSSLT; from the coding sequence ATGGGCTCTTCAAAAACAAATAATCGATCACTCTATATAGATACAGAAGCACTCTCTTCTCTGGCACTTGTACAAGCAGGACTGATCTCACCGGTTGATAAGCTGATGAATGCCCAAGAAGCTAAAGAGGTTGATGAAACTCAGGAATATAAAGGCATACCTTTCCCTTTTTCATTTGTTCTAGCGCCTAAAGGGAAAAAGAATGATGCCGTACTTCAAGATACAAAGAAAGGTGAAGTATTAGATCTTATCAATGATGGTAAAAAAGTGGGGGAATTAATCGTAGATGAAACATTTCCTATTGATCCTGCAGCAAGGCTCATCAAGATCTATGGTACAACTGATCCTCACCACCCAGGTGTCAAACATACCAGATCAAGACTTGGGGAAATTGCTGTTTGCGGAGAATATACTGTTACCTACCCGCTGATTGAAGATACACTAAAACGTATCGAGAGCATGATCACCAAAACAGGAGCTAAACGTGTAAGCTCTATGATGATTGCTGCTAACCCGCTAAACCGTGCACATGAGCGTATGATACGTCAAACTATAAGTGAAAATGACCTCTTGATCATCTTTTTACGCAAACCGTTCAATAACGAAGGTCTTAGATATGATATTCGCTACAATGCACTCTCAACATATGTAGAAAACTTCTTACCGCGTAATAGAGTATTGATACTTCCATTTGAAAATACTTATATTTTTGCAGGATACAATGAGCTTGTACTAGATGCACTCTTAGCAAAGAACTACGGCTGTCATCAATTGGTCATCGGAAAAAACCATGGCGGGCTAGGACTATATTATGATAAGAACAGACTCAGTTCTATTTTTGATACCTGTAAAAATATCGATATAGAAATCAAAACCATAGATGAGTACGTCTACTGTGATATGTGTAAAACACTGGTCAGCATCAATACCTGTCCTCATGGACAGCATCATCATGTACACTATCATTCTGATTCGATCATGAAACTGATCCAGTCTGGACTGGTACCTCCTCCGATACTGGTACGTAAAGAAGTGGCAGCAAATATCCTTGCTTCACTCTTTCCGGACCGTTTCGATAACCTCCAGGAACTTCACTACTCATTGATGCCCGGTTCAGGACTTTTGGAACAGCAAAGTGAAGAACAGTTCTACCTAAAGCTTACAGAGCTTTATCAAACCTCTTCACTCACATAA
- a CDS encoding phosphatidylglycerophosphatase A family protein, whose amino-acid sequence MTIQKLFLTFFGTGLAPKAPGTVGSLAALPFGVAILYYLGIESLFMLTIAVTIIGIFEVNKYEKLTGDHDQSHIVIDEAVGMWLSLMIAYSTMITLSYPYADILSLVFSFAAFRLFDIWKPSTIGKIDREWKGGYGVMLDDVLAGIAGGLLSSLILLGINKII is encoded by the coding sequence ATGACCATACAAAAACTTTTCTTGACATTTTTCGGTACCGGGCTTGCTCCTAAAGCACCTGGTACCGTAGGCTCACTTGCTGCACTTCCTTTTGGTGTGGCTATCCTTTATTATTTGGGGATAGAGTCTCTTTTTATGTTAACGATTGCTGTGACAATTATCGGTATCTTTGAAGTAAACAAGTATGAAAAACTTACCGGGGATCATGATCAAAGCCACATCGTTATCGATGAAGCCGTTGGTATGTGGCTTTCACTAATGATCGCCTACTCTACGATGATCACATTAAGCTATCCGTATGCAGACATACTCTCACTTGTATTTAGTTTTGCTGCGTTCCGACTTTTTGATATATGGAAACCTTCTACGATCGGAAAGATCGACAGAGAATGGAAAGGCGGATATGGTGTGATGTTGGATGATGTATTGGCAGGAATCGCCGGAGGTTTATTGAGTTCTCTGATCCTACTAGGTATCAATAAGATCATCTAA
- a CDS encoding 4Fe-4S binding protein produces MSLHLEIASCVRATSKFSQCTKCVDACPESIQIVDNLPTFAKGTGVEAAACIGACPTEAFALSDFSTTEFFFTFLESKIRLISPKINVPCLSVLSIEHLISLAVASEEPITLDLSSYDPDSQLYDLIEARVEEANFILSSISSKQLETNIDRVETLLDTESKEETSRRSFLGNASLKGVMKHKKEFDEAVEAEELRSFELDTSVISKIKEKHLPDKRKILFTTFKRLDIPESFDVIAIEDISFISQKYVDENCTNCQICYRICPTGALSSNKKFSLIHFDAMLCVKCHLCHDVCEPNAIQLQDGFEIKEFFEPQQRTLATFNIKRCNECGNHFTYIGGEQTCPRCLIEEEEAMFLHDNAKRMRGEE; encoded by the coding sequence ATGAGCCTTCATTTAGAGATCGCTTCATGTGTACGTGCGACCAGTAAATTTTCCCAGTGTACCAAGTGTGTAGATGCTTGTCCTGAGTCGATTCAGATTGTTGATAATTTACCTACTTTTGCGAAGGGTACAGGTGTCGAGGCAGCTGCATGTATTGGTGCCTGTCCTACTGAAGCTTTTGCATTGAGTGACTTTTCGACTACAGAGTTCTTTTTTACTTTTTTAGAATCAAAAATAAGACTTATTTCACCAAAGATCAACGTTCCATGTCTATCAGTACTGAGTATTGAACATCTTATATCCCTTGCAGTGGCAAGTGAAGAACCGATCACACTGGATCTTAGCAGTTATGATCCGGATAGTCAGCTTTATGATCTGATCGAGGCTCGTGTCGAAGAAGCAAATTTTATTCTTTCCAGTATTTCATCAAAGCAGTTGGAGACCAATATTGATAGAGTTGAGACTCTTTTAGATACAGAGAGTAAGGAAGAGACTTCCAGACGATCATTTCTCGGTAATGCATCGCTTAAGGGAGTGATGAAACATAAAAAAGAGTTTGATGAAGCTGTAGAAGCAGAAGAACTTCGTTCATTTGAACTAGATACTTCCGTGATCTCTAAAATAAAAGAGAAGCATCTGCCAGATAAAAGAAAGATACTCTTTACAACATTTAAGCGTCTTGATATACCGGAGTCTTTTGATGTTATTGCGATAGAAGATATAAGCTTTATCTCCCAAAAATATGTGGATGAGAACTGTACGAACTGTCAGATCTGCTACCGTATCTGTCCTACGGGTGCACTCTCAAGCAACAAGAAATTCTCACTTATTCACTTTGATGCCATGCTATGTGTGAAGTGTCATCTCTGTCATGATGTGTGTGAACCTAATGCAATCCAATTACAAGATGGGTTTGAGATTAAAGAGTTTTTTGAGCCACAACAGCGGACATTGGCAACTTTCAATATCAAACGTTGTAATGAGTGTGGAAACCATTTCACTTATATTGGTGGTGAGCAGACCTGTCCACGCTGTTTGATCGAAGAGGAAGAGGCTATGTTCCTGCATGATAATGCCAAACGTATGAGAGGAGAAGAGTAA
- a CDS encoding TorD/DmsD family molecular chaperone: MEQMKHDIENRIALYALISRLMLIEVDDKFLDTIESDEAILALFPHYMGWNKRKELSREELISQYYNVDFANLFLMHLVPYESFYTRDDQMIESGGDNPVIELYNELDFRVELDKARVVSADHIGVELEFMYMLCAAQKKALEADDKDGICELLQVQRAFLKEHLLEWAPMFLINAKRESRTPLYHDGTELTLEFLLSDYEYITQMLAAHCNEDAENE; encoded by the coding sequence ATGGAACAAATGAAACATGATATAGAGAATCGTATTGCGTTGTATGCGTTGATCTCAAGATTGATGTTGATTGAAGTTGATGATAAGTTTTTGGATACGATTGAAAGTGATGAAGCGATTCTTGCGCTTTTTCCCCACTATATGGGATGGAACAAGCGTAAAGAGCTAAGTCGTGAAGAACTTATCAGTCAATACTACAATGTAGACTTTGCGAATCTTTTTTTGATGCACTTAGTGCCTTATGAAAGTTTCTATACTAGAGATGATCAGATGATAGAGAGCGGAGGAGATAATCCGGTTATTGAACTTTATAATGAACTTGACTTCCGTGTGGAACTTGATAAAGCCAGAGTAGTTAGTGCAGACCATATAGGTGTAGAACTTGAGTTTATGTACATGCTCTGTGCAGCACAAAAGAAAGCACTTGAGGCTGATGATAAAGACGGCATCTGTGAATTACTTCAAGTACAAAGAGCATTTTTGAAAGAGCATCTCCTTGAGTGGGCTCCGATGTTTCTGATCAATGCAAAAAGAGAGTCTCGTACACCGCTTTATCATGATGGTACTGAGTTGACACTGGAGTTTTTACTTTCTGATTATGAATATATTACTCAAATGCTTGCTGCACACTGTAATGAGGATGCGGAGAACGAATGA
- a CDS encoding response regulator, translating to MKIIIVENELYLAQSIAAKLNEAGFETEIFSSVKEAMNTNGDVYLLSTNLPGQNTGPLITKFKDKIIILMVSYINNDTVSEPLRLGAKDYIVKPFMIEELVRKIDHFQEYQQLKKRINLYEEYIDNFLKEITVDEDIEFTTPVVIETNYQRLVDKVVFNHAKAKNKTLTFIPLSEKKWKEKIESSDRKSLLYITEVHTLKKAEKEQLLEILNDYNFILSCTSSFESNFNTITLNTDSKLYDQNEILTIDDYVKFIVNSFQYKFPDTELSKKLGISRKSLWEKRKKYGLFKNK from the coding sequence ATGAAAATCATTATCGTAGAAAATGAATTATATCTGGCTCAAAGTATCGCCGCTAAGCTGAATGAAGCTGGCTTTGAGACTGAGATTTTTAGCTCGGTTAAAGAGGCTATGAATACAAATGGCGATGTTTATCTACTCTCGACCAACCTGCCAGGGCAAAATACCGGGCCGCTCATCACAAAATTTAAAGATAAGATCATCATTTTGATGGTCAGTTATATCAATAATGACACAGTGAGTGAACCTTTAAGACTAGGTGCAAAAGATTATATTGTAAAACCGTTTATGATCGAAGAACTTGTACGTAAGATTGACCATTTTCAAGAGTACCAGCAACTCAAAAAACGTATCAATCTTTATGAAGAGTACATCGATAACTTCCTTAAAGAGATCACAGTGGATGAGGATATTGAGTTTACTACACCGGTAGTTATCGAGACAAATTATCAAAGACTTGTTGATAAAGTAGTGTTCAACCATGCAAAAGCAAAAAATAAAACACTTACCTTTATACCGCTTTCAGAGAAAAAATGGAAAGAAAAAATAGAAAGCAGCGATAGAAAGTCTCTACTCTATATCACAGAAGTGCATACACTCAAAAAAGCAGAGAAAGAGCAGCTCCTCGAGATCTTGAATGATTATAATTTTATACTCAGCTGTACTTCGTCGTTTGAGAGTAATTTCAATACGATTACACTCAATACTGACAGTAAACTTTACGATCAAAACGAGATATTGACCATTGATGACTATGTCAAATTTATCGTCAATAGCTTCCAGTACAAGTTCCCGGATACGGAACTCTCTAAGAAACTTGGTATCTCTAGAAAAAGCTTATGGGAAAAAAGGAAAAAGTATGGGCTCTTCAAAAACAAATAA